A stretch of the Musa acuminata AAA Group cultivar baxijiao chromosome BXJ2-7, Cavendish_Baxijiao_AAA, whole genome shotgun sequence genome encodes the following:
- the LOC135616576 gene encoding DNA repair RAD52-like protein 2, chloroplastic, producing the protein MESTGATFFFARSAFPPTAVTAVKDARLLLASGGRWRRPSVLPVVAAALDKGPGASGNGGKKTGGGGVPNSNYVVPLDLTPSFIRPLKEILRDLNKRVPDNIINAADNSVPWYHANRMLSFYAPGWCGEVRAIEFSDNHVTVVYRVTVRGLDGEIHRESTATVSLNDGRFEDPLAAAEELAFCKACARFGFGLHLYHEETPKNI; encoded by the exons ATGGAATCTACCGGAGCCACCTTCTTCTTCGCTCGATCGGCCTTTCCTCCCACCGCCGTCACCGCCGTCAAGGACGCGCGGCTTCTCTTGGCGTCTGGCGGGCGGTGGCGGAGGCCCTCGGTGTTGCCGGTTGTGGCAGCGGCACTGGATAAGGGCCCCGGGGCGTCGGGAAACGGCGGTAAGAAGACCGGCGGCGGAGGTGTGCCCAACTCCAACTACGTCGTGCCGCTCGACCTGACGCCCTCCTTCATTCGCCCCCTCAAGGAGATCCTCCGGGACCTCAACAAGCGAGTACCTGACAACATCATCAACGCCGCTGACAACTCCGTCCCTTG GTATCATGCTAATAGAATGCTGAGCTTCTATGCCCCAG gcTGGTGTGGAGAAGTACGTGCTATTGAGTTTTCAGACAATCATGTGACTGTGGTGTATCGTGTTACTGTACGAGGATTAGATGGGGAG ATACACAGGGAGTCTACAGCAACAGTGTCCTTGAACGATGGCcggtttgaagatccacttgcagcaGCCGAAGAACTAGCATTTTGCAAAGCCTGTGCTCGATTTGGTTTCGGCTTGCATCTTTACCATGAGGAGACACCCAAAAATATATGA
- the LOC103990821 gene encoding heavy metal-associated isoprenylated plant protein 35-like — MAKEKDLMRVELKVSVNCCEGCRRKVLKALSIKGVLRTEIHPTLPKVTVVGNVDVRILIKKLSKVGKSAEVLPDKTQKPQGEEKRSEESGKKSEKSNTEEDKGGRGSEKPKPEEEKSKSSTNGSDSNKAQGSEKEAGDDAKTTAAPEAAKSLNPTTVTTFPPVSFMMNPRVAQAPVYYYPMEPVAVPIPYYAMTACPAPAPYRPPPAPLQSQATAFGDYFNEDNTVGCRIM, encoded by the exons ATGGCAAAGGAAAAAGACTTGATG AGAGTTGAATTGAAGGTCTCTGTTAACTGCTGCGAGGGATGCAGGAGGAAAGTGTTGAAGGCCTTGAGCATCAAAG GTGTATTGAGAACAGAAATCCACCCGACTCTGCCCAAAGTCACAGTCGTCGGCAACGTCGATGTCCGAATCCTCATCAAGAAGCTGTCGAAGGTGGGGAAGAGCGCGGAGGTATTGCCTGACAAGACGCAGAAACCACAAGGAGAGGAGAAGCGCTCGGAAGAATCCGGGAAGAAATCAGAGAAGTCAAACACGGAGGAAGACAAAGGAGGCCGTGGCTCTGAGAAACCAAAACCCGAGGAGGAGAAGAGCAAGAGCAGCACAAATGGCAGCGACAGCAACAAAGCTCAGGGGAGCGAGAAGGAGGCCGGTGACGATGCCAAAACGACCGCTGCTCCCGAGGCAGCAAAGAGCTTGAATCCGACCACCGTGACAACATTTCCGCCGGTGAGCTTCATGATGAACCCGAGAGTGGCGCAAGCGCCAGTTTACTACTACCCCATGGAGCCTGTCGCAGTGCCCATTCCGTACTACGCCATGACTGCCTGCCCTGCTCCAGCGCCTTACCGCCCTCCTCCGGCGCCGTTGCAGTCACAGGCGACCGCATTCGGCGACTACTTCAACGAAGACAACACCGTCGGTTGTCGGATCATGTGA
- the LOC103990824 gene encoding U2 small nuclear ribonucleoprotein A', which yields MVRLTADLIWKSPHFFNAIKERELDLRGNKIAVMENLGATEDQFDTIDLSDNEIVKLENFPYLNRLGTLLINNNRITRINPNIGEFVPKLHTLILTNNRLVNLMEIDPLASLPKLQFLSLLDNNITKKPNYRFYVIYKLKNLRLLDFRKVKQKERTEAERLFASKEAEEEAKKVPAKTFTPSEVPDVPDTSKVEQAPPKVAPTLEQITAIKAAIVNSQTLEEVARLEKALKLGQIPEEFMNLGKEATTASGDAVVDGMDTDDQNEVTEAQEQEQNEEAQPIEQD from the exons ATGGTGAGGCTAACGGCGGACTTGATATGGAAGAGCCCTCACTTCTTCAACGCCATCAAAGAGCGCGAGCTTGACCTCCGCG GTAACAAGATTGCGGTCATGGAGAACTTGGGCGCCACCGAG GACCAATTTGACACCATCGATCTATCTGATAATGAGATTGTGAAGCTTGAAAACTTTCCTTACTTAAATCGTCTTGGCACTTTGTTGATCAACAATAACAGAATTACTCGTATCAATCCAAACATTGGAG AGTTTGTACCGAAGTTGCACACTTTGATCCTCACGAACAACCGTCTGGTGAACTTAATGGAGATCGATCCCCTTGCATCTCTTCCAAAGCTGCAATTTCTTAGCTTACTGGATAATAATATTACAAAGAAACCAAATTATCGATTTTATGTGATTTACAAACTGAAAAATTTGAGATTGCTTGATTTCAGGAAAGTGAAACAAAAG GAGAGGACCGAAGCAGAAAGATTATTTGCGTccaaagaagcagaagaagaggcAAAGAAAGTGCCTGCAAAGACATTTACTCCAAGTGAGGTTCCAGATGTACCGGACACTTCAAAAGTAGAGCAGGCTCCACCTAAAGTTGCCCCCACTCTAGAACAAATTACTGCTATTAAG GCTGCAATTGTGAATTCACAAACTCTTGAGGAGGTTGCAAGGCTTGAAAAG GCTTTGAAGTTGGGCCAAATTCCCGAAGAGTTTATGAATTTGGGCAAGGAAGCAACAACTGCATCAGGGGATGCAGTGGTTGATGGGATGGATACAGATGATCAGAATGAAGTAACTGAAGCTCAAGAACAAGAGCAAAATGAAGAGGCTCAACCAATTGAACAG GATTAG
- the LOC103991132 gene encoding G2/mitotic-specific cyclin S13-7-like — protein sequence MAPRRAARPRRRRRPPPPPRPGATAGQIRKAAVRGGAARKRGVDLNEGDRLVGGPDPLANPIPSRRFSARLLAKARLAVFVERPEVAADYIVTEKKDGRESSSLRSDYPDEKGNSMIDSRKKTGAPTLASALTAQNKDVGVHNIDALEVPAVVDFVDNIYDFYRHAEKCGRPCKYMDFQADINEEKRSMVADRLIEVHHSFGLMPETLYLTFHIIDQYLSKEKVSGMELPLVGINALLIASKYEESRSQKNIDYGDILCHAYTKEQMLAKEREIMKTLKWKLSVPTQYVFLVCFLKVAMCDKELEHMVFFLAELGLMHYSMITYWPSLAAASAVYAARSTLKKTPLWTETLMHQTGYSEQQLRKCAQQLVIFHSSAAESTLQAVYKKYSSTKFGAVALHPPATELLRSKEVTSFIMTDQ from the exons ATGGCGCCAAGGCGTGCGGCACGTCCTCGTCGGcggcgtcgtcctcctcctcctcctcgtccag GTGCCACTGCTGGACAAATTCGCAAAGCGGCTGTTAGAGGAGGTGCAGCTAGAAAAAGAGGAGTCGACCTGAACGAAGGCGATCGATTGGTTGGCGG ACCGGATCCTCTTGCGAACCCCATCCCATCGAGGAGATTCTCTGCTCGGCTTCTGGCGAAGGCACGACTCGCCGTATTCGTTGAG CGTCCAGAGGTTGCTGCTGATTACATTGTCACGGAGAAAAAGGATGGCAGAGAATCCAGTAGTTTGCGTAGCGATTACCCTGATGAGAAGGGAAATTCCATGATTGACTCAAGGAAGAAAACTGGAGCCCCTACCCTCGCTTCAGCTCTTACTGCTCAAAACAAG GATGTCGGTGTCCATAACATTGATGCACTGGAAGTACCGGCTGTTGTGGACTTCGTAGACAATATCTACGACTTTTACAGACATGCTGAG AAATGTGGAAGACCTTGTAAATACATGGACTTCCAAGCTGACATCAATGAAGAGAAGAGATCTATGGTGGCTGATAGGCTGATTGAAGTGCACCACAGCTTTGGACTAATGCCCGAGACTTTATATCTTACATTTCATATAATCGATCAGTACCTATCAAAGGAAAAAGTGTCGGGAATGGAGTTGCCACTTGTGGGAATCAATGCTCTGCTCATTGCATCTAAGTATGAAGAATCAAGGTCTCAAAAG AACATAGACTATGGTGACATCTTGTGTCATGCATATACCAAGGAACAGATGCTGGCTAAAGAGAGAGAAATTATGAAGACACTCAAATGGAAACTATCTGTTCCCACGCAGTATGTCTTTCTTGTGTGCTTCCTGAAAGTGGCCATGTGCGATAAGGAG CTGGAACACATGGTCTTCTTCTTGGCTGAGCTAGGACTGATGCATTACTCCATGATCACCTATTGGCCATCCTTGGCTGCTGCCTCTGCAGTCTATGCCGCACGGAGCACCCTCAAAAAGACTCCTCTTTGGACTGAAACGCTCATGCATCAGACGGGCTACTCAGAGCAACAGTTGCG GAAATGTGCCCAGCAATTGGTGATCTTTCACTCCTCGGCAGCAGAAAGTACGCTGCAGGCGGTCTACAAGAAATATTCGAGCACTAAATTTGGAGCTGTCGCCTTGCATCCGCCTGCTACCGAACTGCTAAGGTCGAAGGAGGTCACCTCATTCATCATGACCGACCAATGA